In Anopheles gambiae chromosome 2, idAnoGambNW_F1_1, whole genome shotgun sequence, a single window of DNA contains:
- the LOC1269186 gene encoding atrial natriuretic peptide receptor 3 isoform X1, with translation MRSRYHKNALVNMCTRTSRCCWFGGPGWKRVLCYRCVCFLYALIVLGIVLLPAPVESGCRRLVRKPCEAICVRRTPDDVPNAGRRLPIGTNPTSFAGERGNVSLPLTASATGWTCELRIVVIMPANTSVEASLPRVQPVLEKAEGYIRREGIIPADVAIRWIPFDDRCEQARATVMAMDGTGSDYCGHLILGPSCDFALAPVARIARYIYNDGIPVITGAGYTFDFEEPKTHCENEFHMLIRTGLVSFKRMAFFMIELIRHFNWNRVVYFYERQSYYNVAGPQTGHLLMNTMAEFFRHENITYSPFSTDSARTNLTESLKEKVGLSYASKFLRKTFRT, from the exons ATGCGAAGCCGCTACCACAAAAACGCATTAGTGAACATGTGCACAAGGACATCGCGTTGCTGCTGGTTCGGTGGGCCCGGCTGGAAAAGGGTGCTGTGCTATCGCTGCGTCTGCTTCCTGTACGCGCTGATTGTGCTGGGAATCGTGCTGCTACCGGCCCCAGTCGAGTCGGGCTGCAGGCGGCTGGTGCGGAAACCGTGCGAAGCGATCTGTGTACGCAGGACGCCCGACGACGTGCCGAACGCTGGTCGGCGGCTACCGATCGGAACAAATCCGACCAGCTTCGCCGGGGAACGGGGGAACGTGTCTTTACCACTCACGGCCTCCGCCACCGGGTGGACCTGCGAGCTGCGGATCGTGGTGATCATGCCGGCAAACACGAGCGTGGAAGCATCACTGCCGCGCGTGCAGCCCGTGCTCGAGAAGGCGGAAGGCTACATCCGCCGGGAGGGCATTATACCGGCCGACGTAGCCATTCGCTGGATCCCGTTCGACGATCGGTGCGAACAGGCCCGGGCGACGGTGATGGCGATGGACGGTACCGGCAGTGACTACTGCGGCCATCTCATACTGGGACCGAGCTGTGATTTCGCTTTAG CGCCTGTTGCAAGAATTGCACGATACATCTACAATGACGGAATTCCGGTGATCACCGGAGCCGGATATACATTTGACTTCGAGGAGCCAAAGACACACTGTGAAAACGAGTTTCATATGCTTATTCGTACGGGGCTGGTCAGTTTCAAGCGGATGGCATTCTTCATGATAGAACTAATCCGGCA CTTCAACTGGAACCGCGTGGTTTATTTCTACGAACGGCAGAGCTACTACAACGTGGCCGGACCGCAAACGGGCCACTTGCTGATGAACACGATGGCGGAGTTTTTCCGCCACGAAAACATTACCTACTCTCCCTTCTCCACCGACTCGGCCCGCACAAACCTCACCGAGAGTCTGAAGGAAAAGGTCGGCCTCAGCTATGCAA GTAAGTTCCTTCGCAAAACTTTTAGGACGTAA
- the LOC1269186 gene encoding atrial natriuretic peptide receptor 3 isoform X2 — protein MRSRYHKNALVNMCTRTSRCCWFGGPGWKRVLCYRCVCFLYALIVLGIVLLPAPVESGCRRLVRKPCEAICVRRTPDDVPNAGRRLPIGTNPTSFAGERGNVSLPLTASATGWTCELRIVVIMPANTSVEASLPRVQPVLEKAEGYIRREGIIPADVAIRWIPFDDRCEQARATVMAMDGTGSDYCGHLILGPSCDFALAPVARIARYIYNDGIPVITGAGYTFDFEEPKTHCENEFHMLIRTGLVSFKRMAFFMIELIRHFNWNRVVYFYERQSYYNVAGPQTGHLLMNTMAEFFRHENITYSPFSTDSARTNLTESLKEKVGLSYAR, from the exons ATGCGAAGCCGCTACCACAAAAACGCATTAGTGAACATGTGCACAAGGACATCGCGTTGCTGCTGGTTCGGTGGGCCCGGCTGGAAAAGGGTGCTGTGCTATCGCTGCGTCTGCTTCCTGTACGCGCTGATTGTGCTGGGAATCGTGCTGCTACCGGCCCCAGTCGAGTCGGGCTGCAGGCGGCTGGTGCGGAAACCGTGCGAAGCGATCTGTGTACGCAGGACGCCCGACGACGTGCCGAACGCTGGTCGGCGGCTACCGATCGGAACAAATCCGACCAGCTTCGCCGGGGAACGGGGGAACGTGTCTTTACCACTCACGGCCTCCGCCACCGGGTGGACCTGCGAGCTGCGGATCGTGGTGATCATGCCGGCAAACACGAGCGTGGAAGCATCACTGCCGCGCGTGCAGCCCGTGCTCGAGAAGGCGGAAGGCTACATCCGCCGGGAGGGCATTATACCGGCCGACGTAGCCATTCGCTGGATCCCGTTCGACGATCGGTGCGAACAGGCCCGGGCGACGGTGATGGCGATGGACGGTACCGGCAGTGACTACTGCGGCCATCTCATACTGGGACCGAGCTGTGATTTCGCTTTAG CGCCTGTTGCAAGAATTGCACGATACATCTACAATGACGGAATTCCGGTGATCACCGGAGCCGGATATACATTTGACTTCGAGGAGCCAAAGACACACTGTGAAAACGAGTTTCATATGCTTATTCGTACGGGGCTGGTCAGTTTCAAGCGGATGGCATTCTTCATGATAGAACTAATCCGGCA CTTCAACTGGAACCGCGTGGTTTATTTCTACGAACGGCAGAGCTACTACAACGTGGCCGGACCGCAAACGGGCCACTTGCTGATGAACACGATGGCGGAGTTTTTCCGCCACGAAAACATTACCTACTCTCCCTTCTCCACCGACTCGGCCCGCACAAACCTCACCGAGAGTCTGAAGGAAAAGGTCGGCCTCAGCTATGCAA